The genomic stretch AAGCTTGAGATGGTAGGCCTGAAGGGGATCGGGGACCTGATGCCATCTGAACTATCCGGTGGGATGAGAAAGAGGGTAGGGCTTGCAAGGGCTATAGCAATGGAACCTGAGATACTTTTATATGACGAGCCCACAACAGGGCTTGACCCTATTATGGCTGATGCCATAAATGACCTTATTATTGATATGAAGAACAAGATTAATGTAACCAGTGTGGCAATCACGCATGATATGACCAGCGCCTACAAGATAGGCGACAGGATAGCCATGCTTTATGAGGGAAGAATACATGGAGTCGGCACTCCTGAGGATATGAAGAAATCTGATGACCCTGTAATCAGGCAGTTCATCACAGGGAGCTCTGTTGGACCTATAAGGGCCGTATAAGAGGGGGAGGGTGAGGGTGCAGTCGTTCACGACTGAAGTAAAGGTTGGCATTTTTGTGGTTATCGCGATTGTCTTTCTTGGCTACATGACTGTCAGGATAGGAGACCTTACCTTTGGTCGTGATAAAGGCTATCTTGTCTATGGTGTGTTTGATTCTGTGGCCGGCCTTGACGTCAAGGCCCCTGTAAAGATGGCTGGTGTTGCAATAGGCAGTGTTGAGACTATAGGGCTTGACGACAGCAGGGCCAGGGTTGGCATGAGGATTGAACCAGGGGTTAAGATTAAGAAGGGGGCAGTTGCAGCGATGAAGACTGAGAGCCTCCTTGGAGAGAGGTATGTCGAATTGATTCAGGGAGACCAGAAAGTCACGTTAAATGACGGAGATGTTATTTACAAGTCTGTCAGCGTGGCTGATATTGACAGCCTGATTACACGCATAGACAGTGTTGCCCAGGACATCAAATCAATCAGCAGTTTCTTTAGCGAGACACTTGGCGCTCCCGAGACAAAAAAGTCTATTAATGAAATTATTGTGAATATGAGAAATCTGACTGCAAGTCTTTCCAATATTGCAAAGCGTGACAGTGGATCTATCGAAAAGGTTATAAGTGACCTGAACGAGCTTATTGCTGTAGTAAAGGAAATGGCAGTGGAGAACAGGGAACCCCTTAGAAATGCCATAGCAAATCTCGATGGCATATCAAGGGATATGAGTGACATCGCAAAGGATAACAAGGCTCCGCTAAGGGACACCATTGCCAATCTGCATCAGGTCTCGGAAGACCTCAGGGTGCGCGCGCCAGGGATAATAGAAAGGGTAGACAAACTTGTTGAAAGGGTGGAGAAGGGTGAGGGCACGGTAGGAAAGCTGATGAAAGAGGACGGCCTGTATAATAAGCTTGATTCGGCATTAACCGGAGTTGAGAAGTATATATCCGCCACTGACAGATTCAGGCTCAATCTTGGATTCAGGGGAGAGTACCTCTTTGATGAAGGTGATACCAAGGGTTATTTTTCCCTGAAATTACAGCCTCGGGATGACAAGTATTATCTGTTTGAGGTGATAGATGACCCGAATGGCCGGATTAAAGTTACTGATACAGAAGTTACCACCACACCCGGGACTACTGTGAAAACCCATGAGATCAGAAAGGATGATAAATTAAAGTTCAGCGCCCAGTTTGCCAGAAGATTCGGTGATGTAACCTTCCGCGGCGGGCTGATGGAAGATACGTTTGGAGTTGGGGCAGATTATCACGTCATCAATGATAAGGTAAAGGCATCATTTGATGCATGGAATTTTGATGGCAATGTTGATGCAGAGAATCCGCATGTCAAATTGACGGCAAGTTACACTGTATTTAAAACGCTCTTTATAAATGCCGGTGTTGATGATGCTGCAAACAAGAAGTCATCGAGCACGTTTACAGGAGTCGGTCTGACGTTTGACGATGAAGACCTGAAATACATCATGACACGCCTGCCTGTTTCAATGCCGTAATTTACTCCTCCTCCATTAGTCTTGCCAGTACGGAGTAGTCCTCGAGTGTTGTTGTATCACCGACTTTTTCCTTACCATAGGCGATATCCCGCAGAAGCCTTCTCATAATCTTGCCGCTTCGCGTCTTTGGCAGGGCATCACTAAAGCGAATGTCATCAGGTTTTGCGATGGGGCCTATCTCCTTTGCCACATGCTCGCGCAATTCCTTTTTAAGATCATCTGACGGCATAAAGCCCATATCAAGGGTTACGAATGCCGATATCCCCTGTCCCTTCAGTTCATCAGGCCTTCCGACTACAGCAGCCTCCGCAACCTTTGGGTGGCTTACCAGGGCGCTCTCGATCTCCATTGTGCTCAGTCTGTGTCCTGCTACATTGATTACGTCATCAACCCTTCCCATTACCCAGAAGTATCCATCCTCGTCACATCGTGCTCCGTCGCCTGTAAAATAGACGCCGTCAATCTCCTGCCAGTACTGCTTTTTGTATCTCTCAGGATCACCGTAAATAGTCCTTAGCATCGCAGGCCAGGGCTTCTTAATCACAAGGAATCCGCCCTGATTCGCTGCAACAGATTTCCCGTCTCTTGAGACGACGTCTGCAGCAATTCCAGGGAGCGGTTTTGTGGCTGAACCCGGTTTGGTTGGGGTTGCGCCAGGGAGCGGGGAAATCAGTATTGCTCCTGTCTCAGTCTGCCACCATGTGTCAACGATTGGGCACTTCTCCTTACCTATAAACTTGTGATACCAGATCCATGCCTCAGGGTTGATAGGCTCGCCAACAGTGCCGAGAAGGCGAAGGCTGCCAAGGTCATTCTGCTGAGGCCACTTGTCGCCATACTTTATGAGTGTCCTTATGGCTGTTGGCGCGGTATAAAATATATTTACCCTGTATTTATCTATGATCTTCCAGAATCTGTCGGGCTGTGGGTGCAGAGGCGCACCTTCATACATAAGACTGGTAGCGCCGTTTGAAAGGGGGCCGTATATGATGTAACTGTGGCCTGTAACCCAGCCTATGTCCGCGGTGCACCAGTATGTATCCTCGTCTTTCAGGTCAAAGACCCATTTTGTCGTAATGTGAACACCCAGCAGGTATCCGCCGGTCGTGTGCACTACCCCCTTTGGTTTTCCAGTTGTCCCGCTCGTATAGAGAATAAAGAGCGGATGTTCGGAGTCCAACGGTTCTGCCTCGCATTTGTCTGATGCATCCTTCATCAGGTCATTCCACCACAGGTCGCGTCCGGCAGTCATCTCTATATCCTGTCCTGTGCGTCTGCAGACTATTACCCTTTCAACAGACGGCGCATATTTTACAGATTCGTCTACCTTTTCCTTGAGGGTCACGACTTCCCCACGTCTGTAGCCGCCGTCAGCAGTGATTATGAGCTTTGCCTGGGCGTCGTTTACACGGTCTTTCAGCGCCTCACTGCTGAAGCCGCCAAAGACAACGCTGTGGATGGCCCCTATCCTTGCGCATGCGAGCATGGCAATGGGGAGCTCCGGTATCATAGGCATGTATATGGCGACCCTGTCTCCCTTGTTTATGCCAAGCGACTTTAATACATTCGCAAATTTGGACACCTCCCGGTGCAGTTCCTGATACGTCAGGGTCCTCGAATCACCTGGTTCGCCTTCCCATATTATGGCCGCCTTATTCTTCCGCCATGTGGTCAGGTGCCTGTCAAGGCAGTTATATGAGAGGTTGATTTCACCCCCCACAAACCACTTCGCAAACGGAGGGTTCCACTCAAGAACCTTATCCCACTTCTTAAACCAGTGCAATTCGGCTGAAAGTCTCCCCCAGAATGCATCATGGTTATCCTCAGCCTCTTTCCTCAGCCGCTCATAATCCTCCATGTTTTTTATGAGTGAATTTTCGCTGAATTTTCTGTCTGGCGGAAAAATCCTTTTTTCCCTGAGAATTGACTCAATATCTGCTCCTGGCATGAGGCACCTCCATATTGAAATGATAGCTGATTTTATTATACAGGTGTGCAACCTGTCAATTGAAATGAACTAATCATGAGGAGGCGCTTGCAAAGGATGATTAAAATCCCCCTCAGTCCCCCTTTACAAAGGGGGAAATTAATTCCCCCCTTTACTAAAGGGGGGATGGGGGGATTTGATTGGGGATTTTCAGATGAACCGTCATGAGCCTCAGGCTCACCAAGGTTTACGAACACGTCATTCCCGCGTAAGCGGGAATCCAGACCGATGGCTTGATTCTGGATTCCCACCCCCCGTTTAAATCCTGCGGGGACAGGTTCCGTGGGAATGACGGGTGAATAGGAGCATTTTCAGGTGAACCGTCATAAGCCTCAGGCTCACCAAGGTTTATGAAAACGTCATTCCCGCGTAAGCGGGAATCCAGACCGCGGCCTGGTTCTGGATTCCTACTCCCCGCTTAAATCCTGCGGGGACAGGTTCCGTGGGAATGACGGGTACTTAGGAGTATTTTCGAGTGAACCAGTTGTGGATTTTGTAATCTCGAATATGATAAGCTGAACCGCATGACAAGCTGGCTTCTGTCAATACTGATTGCCCTGACGCTTTTCTCACCTGTGTTTGCCGGGGGTGCTCAGCAGCCAAACATGTCTGGCAGGGTGGACGGCAATGGGATTGTTGTCCTCGAAGATAAAAAGTACGTTGACACCCTTCTTGAACAGATAAGAAAGTCGCAATCCAAAATACTCATCAGTATGTACATTTTCAAGACAACGGGAAATAAGACAAGCGCAGCAAATAAGGTGAAAGATGCGCTGATAAAGGCCGCAAAGAGGGGAGTAATAGTTAAAGTAGTACTTGAAGTGGAGGGCGGAACTGGCTCAACTTTGAATGAAGAAAACCGTATTACAGCGAAGAAACTAAAAAATGGCGGAGTAAAGGTCTACTTTGATTCACCCCGGAGGCGTACCCATGTCAAGGCTATTGTAATAGATGACAGGTATACATTTATAGGAAGTCACAACCTTACGGCAAGCGCCCTGCAGTATAACAAGGAACTTTCTATTATGATTGATTCAGTTGAAGTGGCGGGTGAGACTGCAGGGTATATTGAAGAAATGCTGGATAGAAACAGACACTAAAATCCCCTTGACAGAAGTTGATGTTATAGGATAGCTTAAATTGTACACGGAGGTTATTGTGTCACGGGAAATGCTTGATAAGATATTAAATGCGGTCGTTGATCTTAAGATCAACATGGAGACAAAGTTTGAGCATATGGAAGTAAGATTTCGTGGAGTTGACCGCAGGCTGGACATGGTTGGTGAGAGACTCACAAGTGTAGAAACGAGACTCGGCAGTGTAGAACGAAGACTTGACAGAGTAGAGGGTGAGTTGGGTCATATCAGGACAGCGGTGCTTAAGACCGGCAGGACAGTCAAGGGACATGAAGAAAGGATTGTTGCCATGGAGGGGAGGGGCTGATGAAAAGGATAGTTATATTGACTGTATTTTCAATACTTGGTTTATTTTTGTTTGGTTTTTCTGTTTCAGGCGCTTATGCCGGAGGCAATGATATACAACTGCAGGCAATGGCTCAAAGTGAATTTAAGGATCTTAGTACAGAGGTTGGTCTATTGATAAGCTATGTACCGCTTGCCCCAGCTGAACCGCTTGGAGTGCTGGGTTTTGATATTGGCATTGAAATGACAGGAGCAAAGATAAGCGCAGGTTCTTCCTTCTGGAAGGCTGCTGTTTCTGACGGCAACCCACCTGACTATATCGTTTTGCCAAGGCTTCATGTCCAGAAAGGGCTTCCGTTTGGGATTGATGTCGGAGCAGTCTATTCAACTGTCCCCGGATCAAATATTTCGCTGTATGGCGGAGAGCTTAAATGGGCTGTCATGAAAGGGAGCATAGTGTCACCTGCTGTTGCAGTCAGGGGTACTTATACGGCCCTCAGCGGAGTTCATGACCTGGATGCATCTACCTATGGCCTTGATGCATCGGTAAGCAAGGGGTTTGGTCCGTTTACCCCATATGGTGGAATAGGTCAGGTTTGGATAAATACTGCTGAGAACGCAGGTCTCGGTCTTGATGACGTCAGTACAAGCGCAACCAAGGTGTTTGCAGGCGCAAAGTTCAAGATACTTGTCCTCAGCATCGCCCTGCAGGCAGACTTCTCAGATGTGAATATGTACAGCGCCAGGGCAAATTTCAGCTTTTAACACATTGCTGAAAGACGCATAAAAAGACACATCTGGAAAGTTGGACTTGTTTCAGCGTCGCATAGAATGTTTGACCGCCGTAACTACGGGCTGCCAAATACTATCTGAAGCCAAATCTCATTATTCTGAAAATCCCTGTCAGATGAGAAGTCAAGGTTTTCTGCTTCCTGAAACGTATATGTTGCAGTTAACTCTGTGCTTTGCCTCAGTGTCAGGTTAATCCCTGCGGAGTAGTTACGGAGTTCACTCTTAACGGGGTTGAATAATCCAATACGGTTTCGTTCAAAGCTTAAATTGCCTTTAACATATTCTGAAAAATAATTCTCCCACTGTATGAAAAAGTCATCAGCATCCGGGCCCATGCCATGACCCATTATCCTTCCACGGTAAGTATAACCGTCAGTATAGATATGATGTGTATACCAGACACCCTGTCTCTTCCTGGGCCAGCCTGTGGTACTGGCATATTCAGCGCGCAGAGAATTACCCGTCAGACCGGCTATGTCAGGCAAATGAAAACCTGCAAGGTATGCATATCTCGAAGGGAACAGGCCGGCCTCATCTTCTCCATATAGTTCTGCATAGATTTTAAAATGCTGTTGCCTTAAATGACCTGTGAAATTTGTATCGAACCCCCCAATCTGATTTCCTGCCTCGGACGGGGTGTTCTCCCCCGAACCGGTAAACGATTTTGCAAATGTTTTCAGGTTAACAGGTCTGTCCCCGCCACCCAACATTGCTGTCCTTGCAATGCCGATTTCCCACGAAGGAACCGGCTTGAACCCGATACGCAGTCCCCAGAATAAAGGGCGCGGCAATTCGCGGTCAGCATC from Nitrospirota bacterium encodes the following:
- a CDS encoding phospholipase, with amino-acid sequence MTSWLLSILIALTLFSPVFAGGAQQPNMSGRVDGNGIVVLEDKKYVDTLLEQIRKSQSKILISMYIFKTTGNKTSAANKVKDALIKAAKRGVIVKVVLEVEGGTGSTLNEENRITAKKLKNGGVKVYFDSPRRRTHVKAIVIDDRYTFIGSHNLTASALQYNKELSIMIDSVEVAGETAGYIEEMLDRNRH
- a CDS encoding MCE family protein, producing the protein MQSFTTEVKVGIFVVIAIVFLGYMTVRIGDLTFGRDKGYLVYGVFDSVAGLDVKAPVKMAGVAIGSVETIGLDDSRARVGMRIEPGVKIKKGAVAAMKTESLLGERYVELIQGDQKVTLNDGDVIYKSVSVADIDSLITRIDSVAQDIKSISSFFSETLGAPETKKSINEIIVNMRNLTASLSNIAKRDSGSIEKVISDLNELIAVVKEMAVENREPLRNAIANLDGISRDMSDIAKDNKAPLRDTIANLHQVSEDLRVRAPGIIERVDKLVERVEKGEGTVGKLMKEDGLYNKLDSALTGVEKYISATDRFRLNLGFRGEYLFDEGDTKGYFSLKLQPRDDKYYLFEVIDDPNGRIKVTDTEVTTTPGTTVKTHEIRKDDKLKFSAQFARRFGDVTFRGGLMEDTFGVGADYHVINDKVKASFDAWNFDGNVDAENPHVKLTASYTVFKTLFINAGVDDAANKKSSSTFTGVGLTFDDEDLKYIMTRLPVSMP
- a CDS encoding ABC transporter ATP-binding protein; translation: MIDIANLHKSFNSKRVLRGVDLHIERGETMVIIGGSGSGKSVLIKHIIGLLTPDQGSVRIDGIDIFGLSEGELNNTRKKFGMLFQGAALFDSLSVWENVGFALKQHTHFPNDRIREITGRKLEMVGLKGIGDLMPSELSGGMRKRVGLARAIAMEPEILLYDEPTTGLDPIMADAINDLIIDMKNKINVTSVAITHDMTSAYKIGDRIAMLYEGRIHGVGTPEDMKKSDDPVIRQFITGSSVGPIRAV
- the acs gene encoding acetate--CoA ligase, which gives rise to MPGADIESILREKRIFPPDRKFSENSLIKNMEDYERLRKEAEDNHDAFWGRLSAELHWFKKWDKVLEWNPPFAKWFVGGEINLSYNCLDRHLTTWRKNKAAIIWEGEPGDSRTLTYQELHREVSKFANVLKSLGINKGDRVAIYMPMIPELPIAMLACARIGAIHSVVFGGFSSEALKDRVNDAQAKLIITADGGYRRGEVVTLKEKVDESVKYAPSVERVIVCRRTGQDIEMTAGRDLWWNDLMKDASDKCEAEPLDSEHPLFILYTSGTTGKPKGVVHTTGGYLLGVHITTKWVFDLKDEDTYWCTADIGWVTGHSYIIYGPLSNGATSLMYEGAPLHPQPDRFWKIIDKYRVNIFYTAPTAIRTLIKYGDKWPQQNDLGSLRLLGTVGEPINPEAWIWYHKFIGKEKCPIVDTWWQTETGAILISPLPGATPTKPGSATKPLPGIAADVVSRDGKSVAANQGGFLVIKKPWPAMLRTIYGDPERYKKQYWQEIDGVYFTGDGARCDEDGYFWVMGRVDDVINVAGHRLSTMEIESALVSHPKVAEAAVVGRPDELKGQGISAFVTLDMGFMPSDDLKKELREHVAKEIGPIAKPDDIRFSDALPKTRSGKIMRRLLRDIAYGKEKVGDTTTLEDYSVLARLMEEE